Proteins encoded by one window of Arachis hypogaea cultivar Tifrunner chromosome 1, arahy.Tifrunner.gnm2.J5K5, whole genome shotgun sequence:
- the LOC112697117 gene encoding cytokinin dehydrogenase 3 has product MARIIVLTVWIIIAVSMRHIGEAKEWSLLQAPSEIQQRLIRDPLSISLASTDYGHIIHQNPTAIFAPISVTDISNLIQFSNSLPIPFGIAARGQAHSVHGQSMARDGVVVNMTALTEGRGVVVVPDGGALGPYADVGGEAIWIDVLHAALKRGLTPLSWTDYLYLSVGGTLSNAGISGQTFLFGPQISNVHQLHVVTGKGELVTCSTDNNKELFYAVLGGLGQFGIITRARIALGPAPTRVKWLRLLYNKFTEFSGDQEHLIAMNGRNETIGANYVEGFLLLNQPPLDLSFYPEADKPRITSLVTQYGIIYIIELVKYYDNTTQQHVHEDVALLVQGLKFVPTFMFEKDVSYEEFLNRVHSDELALRSQGLWEVPHPWLNLFVPRSRISDVDEGVFKGIMLKQNINPGIVIVYPVNRSKWDDNMSAVTPNEDIFYVVSILRATDFDKLEAFEAQNQEILQFCEDNGIGIKQYLPQNKTHQEWMLHFGPKWTLFKQRKQEFDPRNILSPGQGIFN; this is encoded by the exons atggctAGGATCATTGTCCTTACTGTATGGATAATAATAGCGGTGAGCATGAGACATATTGGAGAAGCAAAAGAATGGTCACTACTACAAGCACCAAGTGAAATACAACAAAGGCTTATTCGTGACCCTCTCTCAATTTCACTAGCCTCAACCGATTACGGTCACATCATTCACCAAAACCCTACAGCCATCTTCGCACCAATTTCCGTTACGGACATTTCTAACTTGATTCAATTCTCAAATTCCCTTCCTATCCCTTTCGGGATCGCCGCCCGAGGCCAGGCACACTCCGTTCACGGCCAGTCCATGGCGCGGGACGGGGTAGTGGTCAACATGACGGCTCTCACGGAGGGGAGAGGGGTGGTTGTTGTGCCGGATGGCGGTGCATTGGGTCCTTATGCGGATGTTGGTGGTGAAGCGATTTGGATTGATGTTCTGCATGCAGCACTTAAACGTGGACTCACGCCGTTATCTTGGACTGATTATTTGTACTTATCAGTTGGTGGAACTCTCTCTAATGCTGGCATTAGTGGCCAAACCTTCCTTTTTGGTCCTCAGATCTCCAATGTTCATCAATTGCACGTCGTTACAG GAAAAGGAGAACTAGTGACTTGTTCTACAGATAATAACAAAGAGTTATTTTATGCCGTTCTTGGAGGTCTAGGTCAATTTGGAATCATAACAAGAGCAAGAATAGCCCTAGGGCCTGCACCCACAAGG GTGAAGTGGCTTCGTTTGCTTTACAATAAGTTCACTGAATTTTCTGGCGATCAAGAGCATTTGATTGCAATGAATGGAAGAAACGAAACTATTGGAGCCAATTATGTAGAAGGTTTTCTTCTACTAAATCAACCACCACTAGACCTTTCTTTTTATCCAGAAGCTGATAAACCTCGCATAACTTCTCTTGTAACCCAATACGGCATTATCTATATTATAGAATTGGTCAAATATTATGACAATACCACTCAACAACATGTCCACGag GATGTTGCACTCTTGGTCCAAGGATTAAAGTTTGTACCTACGTTTATGTTTGAGAAAGATGTGTCGTATGAAGAATTTCTTAACAGAGTTCATTCTGATGAGCTGGCTCTTAGGTCACAAGGACTTTGGGAAGTTCCTCATCCATGGTTGAATCTTTTTGTTCCAAGATCTCGAATTTCAGATGTTGATGAAGGTGTTTTCAAAGGCATCATGCTTAAGCAAAATATTAATCCTGGAATTGTGATAGTTTACCCTGTAAACCGATCAAA GTGGGATGATAATATGTCAGCAGTGACACCGAATGAAGATATCTTTTATGTTGTGAGTATTTTGCGTGCAACGGATTTTGATAAGTTGGAAGCATTTGAAGCTCAAAATCAAGAAATATTACAATTCTGTGAAGATAATGGCATTGGGATCAAGCAATATCTTCCACAAAACAAAACACATCAAGAATGGATGTTACATTTTGGTCCCAAATGGACACTtttcaaacaaagaaaacaagaatTTGATCCCAGAAATATATTGTCTCCAGGACAAGGGATTTTTAATTAG
- the LOC112697113 gene encoding cytokinin dehydrogenase 2, giving the protein MARFSILDKNGFMLVLLLCLETTSMLTNAEISTDLCPILFHAPTPITLSNKFACDNTTLTLASTDYGFVINEKPLAVLEPTSTHDITELIKLSNSLPTPIPIAARGQAHSVYGQAMAREGIVVNMTHLNGYRHGKGVVIFRDEKDPWNSYADVGGEQVWNDVLHAALEYGLTPLSFTDSLGTSVAGTLVNAGVGGQVFKYGPQISNVYELDVITGKGDHVTCSAKKNSKLFYGVLGGLGQYGIITRARIALGPAPAKVKWLRLLYTDFSEFTKDEEHLISVHGRSGSNGFDFVQGFLKIEHWPDDLSFYPMEDVPRIHSLVSQHNIIYILELAKYYDDSNQADIDEDVENLIKGLKYVPTFKFERDVLYEGFLNRYNFVDHLLAAQGLAEAPKSWLDLFVPGSRISDINEGVFKEIVYKQNITAIGIMLVFPMNKAKWNDKMAVAIPDEEIFYLVSLLHYVSPDKYEASSTLKYQVLDFCKNSGIGIKAYLPKNKTHEEWKEHFGHKWESFKDGKDEFDPKRILAPGQRVFN; this is encoded by the exons ATGGCAAGGTTTTCTATACTTGATAAAAATGGTTTTATGTTGGTTCTTTTATTATGTCTAGAAACTACTAGTATGCTCACAAATGCAGAAATATCCACAGATCTATGTCCAATATTATTTCATGCACCCACACCCATCACACTATCCAATAAATTTGCTTGTGACAATACTACCCTTACACTTGCCTCAACCGATTACGGTTTTGTGATTAACGAAAAGCCGTTAGCGGTTCTTGAACCAACTTCCACGCACGACATAACAGAACTGATAAAGCTGTCAAATTCCCTTCCTACCCCTATCCCAATAGCAGCTAGAGGGCAAGCACACTCGGTGTACGGACAAGCGATGGCGCGTGAGGGGATAGTGGTGAACATGACGCATCTAAACGGTTACAGACACGGGAAGGGGGTTGTTATATTTCGCGATGAGAAGGATCCATGGAATTCTTATGCTGACGTGGGCGGGGAGCAGGTGTGGAACGATGTGTTGCATGCCGCACTGGAATATGGACTCACACCACTCTCGTTTACTGATAGTTTGGGCACTTCGGTTGCCGGAACCCTCGTCAATGCCGGAGTTGGTGGCCAAGTATTCAAATACGGCCCTCAGATCTCTAATGTTTATGAACTCGATGTTATTACTG GAAAAGGAGATCACGTGACCTGTTCTGccaaaaagaattcaaaattattttacgGTGTCCTTGGAGGTTTAGGACAATATGGAATAATCACTAGAGCAAGAATAGCTTTAGGTCCCGCCCCAGCAAAA GTGAAGTGGCTCCGTTTGCTTTACACTGATTTCTCTGAATTTACTAAGGACGAAGAACACTTAATTTCAGTTCATGGAAGAAGTGGCAGCAATGGATTCGATTTCGTACAAGGTTTTCTTAAGATAGAGCATTGGCCTGATGACCTTTCCTTTTATCCAATGGAAGATGTGCCTCGCATACATTCCTTAGTGTCCCAACATAACATCATTTATATCTTAGAGCTTGCTAAATATTATGATGATAGTAATCAAGCCGACATTGacgag GACGTGGAAAATTTAATCAAGGGGTTAAAATACGTTCCTACATTTAAGTTTGAAAGGGACGTATTGTACGAGGGTTTCCTAAATAGGTACAACTTTGTTGATCACCTTCTTGCGGCACAAGGGCTTGCAGAGGCACCAAAATCTTGGTTGGATCTCTTTGTTCCAGGATCCAGAATTTCAGATATAAATGAAGGTGTATTCAAGGAAATTGTCTATAAGCAAAATATTACTGCCATTGGGATCATGTTAGTTTTTCCCATGAACAAAGCAAA ATGGAATGATAAAATGGCGGTGGCAATACCCGATGAAGAAATATTCTACCTTGTGAGTCTTCTACATTATGTTTCACCCGATAAATATGAAGCATCGAGTACTCTAAAATATCAAGTATTAGATTTCTGTAAAAATTCGGGTATTGGGATCAAAGCATATCTTCCAAAAAACAAAACTCACGAAGAATGGAAGGAGCATTTTGGACATAAATGGGAAAGTTTCAAAGATGGAAAAGATGAATTTGATCCCAAAAGAATATTGGCTCCTGGACAAAGAGTTTTCAATTGA